In the Mytilus trossulus isolate FHL-02 chromosome 1, PNRI_Mtr1.1.1.hap1, whole genome shotgun sequence genome, one interval contains:
- the LOC134709153 gene encoding adrenocorticotropic hormone receptor-like: MNDTNKIEGKQVLVGVISELLGSLVIVLQHAFAIFLISKCRIVQNSIKILVTNLCIIDIIAGVWGCIRALFRLGSTDEEMNCRMDILFTTCIFNVSAFLVSAIAIDRYISVFFPMKYIQHVTKHALTLVCWILWSIGALISFTTMFMEFTYTEKGCELRMSQKEIYPWFLIFLRVICISVMAFSYTSIYVKIISLEKIYSSGMKHGELRPIIKILLIVAPHLVLHVLYIILFLLKPFIKQTSTRALTIQSIFTTAVMFLDSIIYVFRFKECRLNVSIYLCYCRKKFKDAQIQKRTLMYGTFLNTEKNTYSTENLNNDVVL; this comes from the coding sequence ATGaatgatacaaataaaatagaGGGAAAACAGGTACTTGTAGGAGTGATTTCAGAACTTTTAGGAAGCCTTGTTATCGTGCTCCAGCATGCTTTTGCAATATTTCTGATATCAAAATGTAGAATAGTACAAAATTCTATTAAAATTTTGGTGACAAACTTGTGCATTATCGACATTATAGCCGGTGTCTGGGGATGCATCAGAGCATTGTTCAGATTAGGTTCCACAGACGAGGAAATGAATTGCAGAATGGATATCTTATTTACcacatgtatttttaatgtgTCTGCCTTTTTGGTTTCTGCGATCGCTATTGACAGATATATCAGTGTATTTTTTCCAATGAAGTATATTCAGCATGTCACAAAGCATGCATTAACTCTTGTATGTTGGATTTTATGGAGTATAGGAGCATTGATTTCATTTACAACTATGTTTATGGAGTTTACATACACAGAAAAAGGGTGCGAATTACGAATGTCTCAAAAAGAAATTTACCCCTGGTTTCTTATATTTTTACGAGTAATTTGCATATCTGTGATGGCTTTTTCATACACGAGTATATATGTGAAAATCATCTCATTGGAGAAAATATATAGTAGTGGGATGAAACATGGTGAATTGCGACCCATTATAAAAATTCTTCTCATAGTCGCACCACATTTAGTTCTACATGTATTATACATCATTTTATTCCTTCTGAAACCCTTTATCAAGCAGACCTCAACAAGGGCTCTGACTATACAGTCCATTTTCACCACAGCCGTAATGTTCCTTGATTctataatttatgtatttaggTTTAAGGAATGTAGATTAAATGTATCTATATATCTCTGCTACTGCAGAAAGAAATTCAAAGATGCACAAATCCAGAAGAGGACTTTGATGTACGGAACATTTCTAAATACAGAAAAGAACACTTATTCCACAGAAAATCTTAATAATGATGTAGTATTATAG